A genome region from Archaeoglobus fulgidus DSM 4304 includes the following:
- a CDS encoding DUF981 family protein has product MALLFMDPLDLWLMLLGVTLFAAACAVYMNVVRGKRNDDCNRGMGAYFIGVGIYALVAGLWGMMTWPLPGSNNIVLIDSFALFGIASLVVGVVLFKGLDIRAAGAIAPLGLPTIVYAFVIWNYGMTREPLEAGLMFFLTGLAALLSPTLAIQRIGRVLGVLAILILVVAGIMAFYTGMNAAFGHVAGWGNWVPWYGSVTVGE; this is encoded by the coding sequence ATGGCCTTGCTGTTTATGGACCCGCTCGACCTGTGGCTGATGCTGCTGGGCGTAACACTCTTTGCTGCAGCGTGCGCGGTGTATATGAATGTGGTGAGGGGGAAGAGGAACGATGACTGCAACAGGGGAATGGGAGCGTACTTCATTGGTGTAGGGATTTACGCCCTCGTCGCCGGTCTATGGGGGATGATGACCTGGCCTCTGCCGGGCTCAAACAACATAGTTCTCATAGACTCTTTCGCACTGTTCGGCATTGCAAGCCTTGTTGTTGGGGTTGTTCTGTTCAAGGGCCTTGACATCAGAGCTGCTGGAGCAATAGCTCCGCTTGGCCTGCCAACAATCGTCTATGCTTTCGTAATCTGGAACTACGGGATGACGAGAGAGCCGCTTGAGGCGGGGCTTATGTTCTTCCTCACAGGACTTGCGGCTCTGCTTTCACCGACGCTTGCCATCCAGAGAATTGGCAGGGTTCTGGGTGTTCTGGCCATATTAATCCTCGTTGTGGCCGGGATAATGGCCTTCTACACCGGCATGAACGCAGCCTTCGGCCACGTTGCAGGATGGGGCAATTGGGTTCCGTGGTACGGAAGTGTGACGGTTGGGGAGTGA
- a CDS encoding Zn-ribbon domain-containing OB-fold protein — translation MGVDRYSGLPFVARFRWSVGKLMERFYRSFEEKKIMAAKCEKCSYTVVPPRQICPQCYSKLGESCLVELSGRGVVESFTEVNFKLDGKGGYIWLEKPEVLAAIKLDGASSTIFARVEGDVKLGSKVEPVWAEKTEGKPSDLIGFRVIE, via the coding sequence ATGGGCGTTGACAGGTACTCTGGTCTGCCCTTTGTGGCGAGGTTCAGATGGAGTGTTGGAAAGCTGATGGAGAGATTCTACCGTTCTTTTGAGGAGAAGAAGATAATGGCAGCGAAGTGCGAAAAGTGCAGCTACACTGTCGTCCCGCCGAGGCAGATTTGCCCGCAGTGCTACTCAAAACTGGGTGAGAGTTGCTTGGTTGAGCTAAGTGGCAGAGGGGTGGTGGAGAGCTTTACGGAGGTTAACTTCAAGCTTGACGGGAAGGGAGGCTACATATGGCTGGAAAAGCCCGAGGTTCTTGCCGCCATAAAGCTTGATGGAGCCAGCTCCACAATTTTTGCAAGAGTTGAGGGAGATGTGAAGCTCGGCTCCAAGGTTGAGCCTGTGTGGGCGGAGAAGACCGAGGGGAAGCCCTCAGACCTTATTGGCTTCAGGGTGATAGAATGA
- a CDS encoding thiolase family protein has protein sequence MRVAIIGYAVSKLEWDAEKTREEAVFEVTREAMRRAGVEREDVGTVISASTDFLDGRTISNCMLIGASGAYLKDESKAEEDGMYAALYAAQRIMSGVHDVALAISHTHSWIFNPHQVSQYMLEPWFDRQNELLNGITLAALQARLYMSRSGVDEGHLAEVCVKNLRNAAKVPYAFRKMADVTVEEVLESKLYSSPLTELMIAPPCDGAAAVVLASEEVAKELCDEPVWIKGIGNSCDRYLRDRDLGRLESLRLAAEKAYRMAGIEEPFRQIDVAEISERFAHHELMAYEALGFCRDGMGKVLIEEGITEVYGDMPVNPSGGALAGDAICATGMIRLIEAARQVRGEAENQVEDCRTALAHAQWGLCAQKNLVFVLGDRP, from the coding sequence ATGAGGGTGGCGATTATTGGCTATGCAGTAAGCAAGCTGGAGTGGGATGCAGAGAAGACGAGGGAGGAGGCAGTTTTTGAGGTTACGAGGGAAGCGATGAGAAGGGCTGGGGTTGAGAGGGAGGATGTTGGGACGGTAATAAGTGCATCAACGGACTTCCTTGATGGGAGAACGATTTCAAACTGCATGCTGATTGGGGCCAGCGGGGCCTATCTGAAGGATGAGAGCAAGGCTGAGGAGGATGGCATGTATGCTGCACTCTACGCTGCCCAGAGAATAATGAGCGGTGTTCATGATGTTGCTTTAGCTATCTCCCACACTCACAGCTGGATTTTCAACCCCCATCAGGTTTCGCAGTACATGCTTGAGCCGTGGTTCGACAGGCAGAATGAATTGCTGAATGGAATTACGCTCGCAGCTTTACAGGCGAGGCTTTACATGAGCAGGAGTGGGGTGGATGAGGGGCATCTGGCAGAGGTTTGCGTTAAAAACCTGAGGAATGCTGCAAAGGTTCCCTATGCCTTCAGAAAAATGGCTGATGTAACTGTTGAAGAGGTGCTGGAATCAAAGCTATACTCCTCTCCGCTTACAGAGCTTATGATTGCCCCTCCATGCGACGGTGCTGCTGCTGTTGTCCTTGCCAGCGAGGAGGTGGCAAAAGAGCTTTGCGATGAACCAGTTTGGATTAAGGGCATTGGCAATTCCTGCGACAGATACTTGAGGGACAGAGACTTGGGAAGGCTTGAGTCGTTGAGGCTTGCTGCTGAGAAAGCGTACAGAATGGCGGGTATTGAAGAGCCCTTCAGGCAGATTGATGTTGCTGAGATTTCGGAGAGGTTTGCCCACCATGAGCTAATGGCCTACGAGGCCCTTGGTTTCTGCAGAGATGGAATGGGGAAGGTTCTGATTGAGGAGGGAATTACGGAGGTTTACGGAGACATGCCCGTCAATCCCAGCGGTGGAGCTTTGGCTGGTGATGCGATTTGCGCAACGGGAATGATAAGGCTGATTGAGGCTGCAAGGCAGGTCAGGGGTGAGGCAGAGAATCAGGTCGAAGATTGCAGAACTGCTTTGGCTCATGCTCAGTGGGGGTTGTGTGCTCAGAAGAATCTTGTTTTTGTGCTGGGTGATAGGCCATGA
- a CDS encoding stage II sporulation protein M — protein MPHGILEIPAIIIAGAAGFKIPYEIAAWVEANVTLKMAKLMLKGVKYER, from the coding sequence ATACCCCATGGCATTCTCGAAATCCCTGCCATCATCATAGCTGGAGCAGCAGGATTCAAAATTCCGTATGAAATTGCAGCATGGGTTGAAGCCAATGTCACGCTGAAGATGGCGAAATTGATGCTGAAGGGTGTTAAATATGAAAGGTAA
- a CDS encoding heavy metal translocating P-type ATPase: MHEHDSHGEAAHSNSEDMQMIHQHHEHHGHEEEHSAHHEKMKHSADHGDHHRMMMEDFKKRFYVSTLLTIPILILSPAIQTFLGFRVEFAGSLYILFLLSSAVYFYGGYPFLKGIFDELRRRQPGMMTLIAVAISVAYFYSSAVVFGLKGKFFFWELATLIDIMLLGHYIEMRSVLGASRALEELVKIMPSEAHLLKDGEIVEVKVENLKPGDKVLVKPGEKIPVDGIVVEGESFVNEAMLTGESKPVAKKPGDTVIGGAINGEGSLVVEVEKTGKDTYLNQVIELVRQAQESKSRTQDLANRAALLLTVIALTVGSVTLAIWLAYIADFAFAIERAVTVMVITCPHALGLAIPLVVAVSTSLAAKSGLLIRDRQAFERAKDLQAVIFDKTGTLTEGRFGVTDIVGFNHSEDELLQIAASLEARSEHPIAAAIVEEAEKRGFGLTEVEEFRAIPGKGVEGIVNGRRYMVVSPGYIRELGIKTDESVEKLKQQGKTVVFILKNGEVSGVIALADRIRPESREAISKLKAIGIKCMMLTGDNRFVAKWVAEELGLDDYFAEVLPHEKAEKVKEVQQKYVTAMVGDGVNDAPALAQADVGIAIGAGTDVAVETADIVLVRNDPRDVAAIVELSRKTYSKMKQNLLWATGYNAFAIPLAAGVLYSAGILLSPAVGAILMSLSTVIVAINARLLR, encoded by the coding sequence ATGCATGAACATGATAGTCATGGAGAGGCTGCGCACTCGAACTCTGAAGACATGCAGATGATCCACCAGCACCACGAGCACCACGGGCATGAAGAAGAGCACTCAGCCCACCACGAAAAGATGAAACATTCTGCAGATCACGGAGACCACCACCGAATGATGATGGAGGACTTCAAGAAGCGATTCTACGTTTCTACACTGCTAACAATCCCAATATTAATCCTCTCACCTGCAATCCAGACCTTTCTCGGATTCAGAGTTGAGTTTGCAGGGTCTCTATACATCCTCTTCCTGCTCTCATCTGCAGTTTACTTTTACGGCGGTTACCCCTTCCTTAAGGGTATCTTTGACGAATTGAGGCGAAGACAGCCGGGGATGATGACTTTAATTGCCGTAGCGATAAGCGTCGCCTACTTCTACAGCTCCGCAGTCGTTTTTGGGTTGAAAGGCAAGTTCTTCTTCTGGGAGCTGGCTACGCTGATAGACATCATGCTCCTCGGCCACTATATCGAAATGCGCTCCGTTCTTGGAGCATCAAGGGCACTGGAGGAGCTTGTTAAGATTATGCCCTCTGAAGCCCACCTTCTGAAGGATGGAGAAATCGTTGAGGTTAAGGTTGAAAACCTGAAGCCCGGCGATAAAGTGCTGGTAAAGCCCGGAGAAAAGATTCCCGTTGATGGTATTGTTGTTGAGGGCGAGAGCTTTGTAAACGAGGCGATGCTAACAGGAGAATCAAAGCCGGTCGCCAAAAAGCCCGGTGACACAGTTATAGGCGGAGCGATAAATGGCGAGGGGTCGCTTGTAGTTGAGGTTGAGAAGACAGGAAAGGACACCTACCTGAATCAGGTCATCGAGCTTGTAAGGCAGGCTCAGGAGAGCAAGAGCAGAACACAGGATTTGGCGAACAGGGCAGCTTTACTCCTTACAGTCATCGCTTTAACTGTGGGAAGTGTTACGCTCGCTATATGGCTTGCCTACATTGCAGATTTCGCCTTTGCGATTGAAAGGGCTGTGACGGTCATGGTTATAACCTGCCCCCACGCTCTTGGGCTGGCAATTCCCTTGGTCGTTGCGGTTTCAACATCCCTTGCAGCAAAATCCGGGTTGCTAATAAGGGACAGGCAGGCCTTCGAGAGGGCGAAGGATTTGCAGGCTGTAATCTTCGACAAAACCGGCACTCTCACTGAAGGAAGATTTGGTGTTACTGATATTGTGGGGTTCAATCACAGCGAAGATGAGCTTCTCCAAATCGCCGCATCCCTCGAAGCGAGGTCTGAGCATCCCATTGCCGCTGCAATTGTTGAGGAGGCTGAGAAGAGGGGGTTTGGGCTAACAGAGGTGGAAGAATTCAGGGCGATTCCGGGAAAGGGTGTTGAGGGCATCGTTAACGGCAGGAGGTATATGGTTGTCAGTCCGGGATACATACGAGAGTTGGGTATTAAGACGGATGAGAGTGTTGAGAAGTTGAAGCAGCAGGGCAAAACGGTCGTCTTTATCCTGAAAAACGGAGAAGTTTCAGGAGTAATAGCTCTGGCAGACAGAATAAGGCCCGAATCGAGGGAAGCTATATCAAAGCTCAAGGCAATTGGGATAAAGTGCATGATGCTCACTGGCGATAACAGGTTCGTTGCGAAGTGGGTTGCTGAGGAGCTTGGACTGGATGACTACTTTGCCGAAGTTCTGCCCCATGAGAAGGCTGAGAAGGTTAAGGAGGTTCAGCAGAAGTACGTCACAGCGATGGTTGGTGACGGGGTCAACGACGCTCCAGCTTTAGCTCAGGCAGACGTTGGGATAGCAATCGGAGCGGGAACCGACGTTGCCGTTGAGACTGCGGACATCGTTCTGGTTAGGAACGACCCAAGAGATGTTGCTGCAATCGTTGAGCTATCAAGAAAAACCTACTCGAAGATGAAGCAGAATCTGCTTTGGGCCACTGGCTACAACGCCTTCGCCATCCCCTTGGCCGCAGGAGTGCTTTACTCAGCCGGAATCCTGCTGAGTCCCGCTGTCGGAGCGATACTCATGAGCCTCAGCACCGTGATTGTGGCCATTAATGCCAGATTGCTGCGGTAG
- a CDS encoding 4Fe-4S dicluster domain-containing protein produces the protein MENGDRYVYVVDVSKCYGCLSCVAACAAENNVPVGYFRTWVERYAMNGRVAFVPKICNHCDNPSCVHACPVNATYKTEEGLVLIDDEICIGCGACIQACPYGARFRNPVKGTADKCTLCNHRIPERLPACVESCPTSARVYGKMSDKAVKEILSKKNAVVLKAYTGNEPHTYYVSLTGVE, from the coding sequence ATGGAGAACGGCGACAGATACGTTTACGTTGTGGATGTTTCGAAGTGCTACGGCTGCCTTTCCTGCGTTGCTGCATGTGCCGCTGAAAACAACGTTCCCGTCGGCTACTTCCGCACGTGGGTTGAGAGATATGCAATGAACGGAAGGGTAGCCTTCGTGCCAAAGATATGTAACCACTGTGATAATCCATCTTGCGTCCACGCCTGTCCAGTCAATGCCACCTACAAAACCGAGGAAGGCTTGGTTCTGATTGACGACGAGATTTGTATTGGGTGTGGTGCGTGCATACAGGCTTGCCCCTATGGAGCGAGGTTCAGAAACCCCGTTAAGGGCACGGCTGACAAATGCACCCTCTGCAACCACAGAATTCCAGAAAGGCTCCCGGCCTGCGTCGAGTCGTGCCCAACCTCTGCGAGGGTTTACGGCAAAATGAGCGATAAGGCGGTGAAGGAAATACTCTCCAAGAAAAACGCTGTGGTGCTTAAGGCTTACACGGGCAACGAGCCCCATACCTATTACGTAAGCCTTACGGGGGTGGAGTAA
- a CDS encoding DDE-type integrase/transposase/recombinase, translating into MPLEVKILGIAPTSDIFYEENGQDPLIRFRTTPCRIKKFEEKLPISTEKKQRNLVAIDETVVKANGKRYYVFAAMDVERNELILMRVYTARNHLTAKSFVKEVLNYCEGKPKFVVDKAPWLKSALESFGLEYEHETFREEKQG; encoded by the coding sequence GTGCCGCTCGAAGTCAAAATTCTCGGAATAGCACCTACGTCAGACATCTTCTACGAGGAGAACGGCCAAGATCCTCTCATCCGGTTTCGCACAACGCCGTGCAGGATAAAGAAGTTTGAGGAGAAACTGCCCATTTCGACAGAGAAAAAGCAAAGAAATCTCGTTGCAATCGATGAAACTGTCGTTAAAGCTAACGGGAAGCGGTACTACGTCTTTGCGGCCATGGATGTGGAGAGGAACGAACTTATTCTGATGAGGGTCTACACGGCGAGGAATCACCTGACCGCGAAGTCCTTCGTCAAGGAAGTGCTGAATTACTGCGAGGGTAAGCCGAAATTCGTCGTAGATAAAGCTCCCTGGCTTAAATCAGCTTTAGAGAGCTTTGGATTGGAATACGAGCACGAAACCTTTCGGGAGGAGAAGCAAGGTTGA
- a CDS encoding SHOCT domain-containing protein translates to MNGYMHPYAFPFFGMLIWWIPWLILAYLVYQDAEKRGMNGLLWFILVIIPMLGILFLIIYIVLRESKPAREKTPLEILKERYARGEISEEEYRRMKEELEGG, encoded by the coding sequence ATGAACGGATACATGCACCCCTACGCCTTTCCCTTCTTTGGAATGCTAATATGGTGGATTCCGTGGCTGATTCTGGCCTATCTCGTGTATCAGGATGCAGAGAAAAGGGGAATGAACGGGCTGCTGTGGTTCATCCTCGTCATAATTCCGATGCTCGGGATTCTTTTTCTGATTATATACATCGTTTTGAGGGAGAGCAAACCTGCGAGAGAGAAAACCCCCCTCGAAATCCTCAAGGAGAGGTATGCGAGGGGAGAGATAAGCGAGGAGGAGTACAGGAGGATGAAGGAGGAGTTGGAGGGGGGTTGA
- a CDS encoding 4Fe-4S binding protein: MVGFAALLYDGSGGGEIRFRARLLKPRWVIFLLTAINLSVFLLIIFTGLFGSAVGSENFSIAVTWILWFALVEFMILFAARVWCAVCPIPVIGEWLKRRRILGVREFESSFTFPARYRNMWIPAIGFLLLSLFIPWIVTKPLVTALLFISLIAVATAMYLIYPPRYFCRHVCPASGYIGYHSNASLLALRSEDREKCRRCEKFCLKGSEEGYACPWKLYPGGNEENTYCGLCLECLRTCRYDNLSFRLRLPFEELSKKAVRAGKALKLDEAAMGFIRFGLAIFYELFFFGSLYWLKDFGNMGNPYGVNLENAYLLLPSFFGIVKWLIWAGIVVGTIAAFAGLYYIFSWIGARIAKVDTKQLFVALSYSLAPYGLLVWAGFAVGLLAYFHIYPFSAFLDPFGVEKNAFPVANVKLIIQIQALFIAAGLASAIVATKRVAKRLTDKFEALTAVYSVPHLIAALTLIKIIAG, from the coding sequence ATGGTAGGCTTTGCAGCACTGCTTTACGATGGGAGTGGAGGGGGAGAAATCAGGTTTAGGGCAAGACTTCTTAAGCCCAGATGGGTTATTTTCCTACTCACAGCGATAAATCTTTCCGTTTTCCTGCTCATAATTTTCACAGGTCTTTTCGGCAGTGCTGTTGGCAGTGAGAACTTTTCCATTGCCGTTACGTGGATTCTCTGGTTTGCGTTAGTTGAGTTCATGATTCTGTTCGCTGCAAGAGTCTGGTGTGCCGTCTGTCCCATTCCTGTCATAGGAGAGTGGCTCAAAAGGAGGAGGATTCTGGGAGTGAGGGAATTTGAAAGCAGCTTCACTTTTCCCGCAAGATACAGGAACATGTGGATTCCAGCCATTGGCTTCCTTCTGCTTTCCCTGTTCATTCCGTGGATAGTAACCAAGCCCCTCGTTACAGCTTTGCTCTTCATTTCCCTAATTGCTGTTGCGACGGCAATGTATCTCATCTATCCTCCAAGATACTTCTGCAGGCACGTCTGTCCGGCAAGCGGATACATCGGCTATCACTCCAATGCCTCCCTCCTTGCTTTGAGGAGTGAGGACAGGGAGAAGTGCAGGAGATGTGAGAAGTTCTGCCTGAAAGGGAGCGAAGAGGGTTACGCCTGCCCGTGGAAGCTATATCCCGGAGGGAACGAGGAGAACACCTACTGCGGGCTATGCCTTGAGTGCCTCAGGACATGCAGATACGACAACCTCAGCTTCAGGCTCAGGTTGCCCTTCGAAGAGCTTTCAAAGAAGGCAGTAAGAGCTGGTAAGGCTCTGAAGCTCGATGAGGCGGCGATGGGATTCATAAGGTTCGGTCTGGCTATCTTCTACGAGCTTTTCTTCTTCGGCAGCCTCTACTGGCTCAAGGACTTCGGCAACATGGGCAATCCCTATGGAGTGAACTTGGAGAACGCTTATCTACTCCTTCCATCCTTCTTCGGGATTGTCAAGTGGCTTATATGGGCTGGAATCGTGGTCGGGACAATCGCAGCCTTCGCTGGGCTTTACTACATCTTCAGCTGGATTGGTGCGAGAATTGCCAAAGTTGACACCAAGCAGCTTTTCGTGGCCCTCAGCTACTCCTTGGCCCCTTACGGTCTCCTTGTGTGGGCTGGTTTTGCAGTTGGGCTGCTCGCCTACTTCCACATCTATCCATTCAGCGCCTTCCTCGACCCCTTCGGGGTGGAGAAGAATGCCTTTCCAGTGGCGAACGTCAAGCTCATAATACAGATTCAGGCTCTCTTCATTGCTGCAGGACTTGCTTCTGCAATTGTTGCAACTAAGAGGGTAGCCAAGAGGTTGACAGATAAATTTGAGGCCCTCACAGCGGTTTACAGCGTTCCTCACTTAATTGCAGCCCTCACGCTGATAAAAATCATAGCGGGGTGA
- a CDS encoding class I SAM-dependent methyltransferase yields MVKSTTRKSAKSDRRRYNRIARFYDLFETPMELMNFRKWRKMLFDLIKAEKGLVLEIGAGTGKNIPHYPSNVVALDISEKMLERAVRRAKESGKKVDFLLADAENLPFRSNSFDVVFTTFVFCSVDDPVRGLREAFRVLKKGGRAYFLEHMLPKSRFLHPLFNLLNPIFRAFGPEINRRTDENIQRAGFQIVKEYMLFGSVFRLIVAEKPLDSVDEASGYSLKRSESSDSSNFRRFIGQSLLPLRLTQLLR; encoded by the coding sequence ATGGTAAAATCAACCACGAGAAAGTCTGCCAAGAGTGACAGAAGAAGATACAACAGGATAGCGAGGTTCTACGACCTCTTTGAAACTCCAATGGAGTTAATGAACTTCAGGAAGTGGAGAAAAATGCTCTTCGACCTCATAAAAGCTGAGAAAGGTCTTGTGCTCGAAATTGGTGCAGGGACTGGCAAGAACATTCCACACTATCCTTCCAACGTTGTGGCGCTGGACATAAGCGAGAAGATGCTTGAAAGAGCGGTGAGAAGGGCTAAAGAGAGCGGTAAAAAAGTTGATTTTCTTCTGGCAGATGCGGAGAATCTTCCTTTCCGCAGTAACAGCTTTGATGTAGTTTTCACAACCTTCGTTTTCTGCTCCGTAGATGACCCGGTCAGAGGTTTAAGAGAAGCGTTCAGAGTGCTGAAGAAGGGGGGAAGGGCATACTTTCTGGAGCACATGCTCCCCAAAAGCAGGTTTTTGCATCCACTCTTTAACCTCCTCAATCCCATATTCAGGGCATTCGGACCTGAGATTAACAGGAGGACGGACGAAAACATACAAAGGGCAGGATTCCAAATCGTTAAGGAATACATGCTTTTTGGTAGTGTTTTCAGGTTGATAGTGGCAGAAAAGCCTCTTGATTCAGTAGATGAAGCGTCTGGTTACAGTTTGAAACGTTCTGAATCATCTGACAGCTCCAATTTTAGACGTTTCATCGGGCAATCCCTATTGCCTTTGAGGTTAACACAGTTATTGAGGTGA
- a CDS encoding FTR1 family protein gives MLKMMGQMVITLREGFEAALLVAVLVAYLKRSGRTEEVRFAYYGTIAAIAAGFAIATAVIVAYGGLHGEQKELFEGFASYLAVGVLTYMILWMAGKDVRGEVERRAEAKFKWGIALIAFVFVVREVIETVLFLTPFAIAEFTTTVIGASAGAAVAITLAVLILRFEYRMSLRRFFYATSVLLAFIAAGLLGYGTHEFVEVLEEEGFEHPLFEKAYSLGIDESNPLHHKGLIGGILAVMFGYSASMEWVRLILQLGYLAAMLGLIHRSYGRVTERAEV, from the coding sequence GTGTTAAAAATGATGGGGCAGATGGTCATAACGCTGAGGGAAGGGTTTGAGGCTGCACTGCTTGTGGCAGTACTCGTCGCCTACCTCAAGAGGAGCGGAAGGACTGAGGAAGTCAGATTCGCCTACTACGGCACAATTGCGGCAATAGCTGCAGGATTTGCGATAGCTACTGCGGTGATAGTTGCCTACGGTGGCCTGCATGGGGAGCAGAAGGAGCTTTTCGAGGGCTTTGCCTCCTACTTGGCAGTTGGAGTCCTCACATACATGATTCTCTGGATGGCAGGGAAAGACGTCAGGGGAGAGGTTGAGAGAAGGGCAGAGGCCAAATTCAAGTGGGGGATAGCATTGATAGCCTTCGTTTTCGTTGTGAGGGAAGTGATAGAGACTGTTCTGTTTCTAACGCCCTTCGCCATCGCAGAATTCACTACTACCGTCATTGGGGCTTCAGCTGGTGCAGCGGTTGCAATAACGCTTGCAGTGCTGATACTGAGGTTTGAATACAGGATGAGCCTCAGGAGGTTCTTCTATGCAACAAGCGTTCTGCTGGCTTTCATCGCAGCTGGACTGCTTGGATACGGCACCCACGAGTTCGTGGAGGTTCTTGAAGAAGAGGGATTTGAGCACCCGCTCTTCGAGAAAGCCTACAGCCTTGGAATTGACGAGTCGAACCCTCTGCACCACAAGGGGCTGATTGGAGGCATTTTGGCGGTGATGTTCGGCTACTCTGCAAGCATGGAGTGGGTCAGGCTGATTTTGCAGCTCGGATACCTTGCAGCAATGCTCGGACTAATCCACAGATCTTACGGCAGGGTTACTGAAAGGGCTGAAGTTTGA
- a CDS encoding helix-turn-helix transcriptional regulator: MKVRSSEAVLLVAGIFLLFLYLSFSPMSHHYMMMGPAYMGILPIIFGMGGLILIFLSAYLILSTQDEKAEVVQEAQTATISEAKERSTTDKLETAMKLLNDDEAMVLKIIAENEGITQDSLRARTDFSNSKMSMIIKKLEEKDLIVREKFGKTFKVYLSEWVKE, encoded by the coding sequence ATGAAGGTCAGAAGCTCTGAGGCTGTGCTGCTTGTAGCCGGAATCTTCCTGCTGTTCCTCTACTTAAGCTTCTCCCCCATGTCGCACCACTACATGATGATGGGACCAGCCTACATGGGTATTTTGCCTATCATTTTCGGGATGGGTGGTCTAATCCTGATTTTCCTCTCGGCGTACCTCATTTTAAGCACGCAGGATGAGAAGGCAGAAGTTGTGCAGGAGGCTCAAACAGCCACCATATCTGAAGCCAAGGAAAGATCTACCACAGACAAGCTCGAAACTGCGATGAAGCTCCTCAACGATGACGAGGCAATGGTTTTGAAAATCATTGCAGAGAATGAAGGCATCACACAGGACTCACTGAGGGCGAGAACGGATTTCTCCAACTCCAAGATGTCCATGATTATAAAGAAGCTTGAGGAAAAGGACCTGATTGTGAGGGAGAAGTTCGGGAAGACCTTCAAGGTTTATCTCAGCGAGTGGGTTAAGGAGTAA
- a CDS encoding Yip1 family protein, with translation MLKLSQALPESLKSFFIAGAYIQLVSTFLGFFAAWLIIAAVMHGLSAFFDGRGELRRTFEFAGYGFMPSLLGSAVTIPVSLKYVEEATIPTIDLQELSANPEILVKSLVSHFPDSYVYSAIFLNLAVTAWSFLIWTFALKNARNVELKQAAVCAAIPTAIFGLHQVMALVRLLQ, from the coding sequence ATGCTGAAGCTCTCCCAAGCCCTTCCGGAAAGCCTTAAATCCTTCTTCATAGCGGGAGCGTACATACAGCTTGTTTCAACCTTTCTCGGTTTCTTTGCTGCGTGGCTGATAATCGCTGCAGTCATGCACGGTCTTTCAGCATTTTTTGATGGCAGAGGAGAGCTCAGAAGAACCTTTGAGTTCGCAGGCTACGGCTTTATGCCCTCTTTGCTTGGCTCTGCTGTAACTATCCCGGTGTCTCTGAAGTATGTTGAGGAAGCAACAATCCCTACAATTGACCTGCAGGAGCTGTCGGCAAATCCGGAAATTCTTGTCAAATCACTTGTAAGCCACTTCCCCGACAGCTACGTTTATTCTGCCATCTTCCTGAACCTCGCCGTTACTGCTTGGAGCTTCTTAATCTGGACCTTCGCCCTTAAAAACGCTCGCAATGTTGAATTAAAGCAGGCAGCAGTTTGTGCGGCAATTCCAACGGCGATTTTTGGATTGCATCAGGTTATGGCTCTGGTGAGGCTGCTGCAATAG
- a CDS encoding cytochrome c oxidase subunit II: MKKEIAALLFVILISAIPAYLTYDYIESRKEKNNPEIVIEAHITESGGFKPNYIVVPKSSKVKLVFKAADVTHGIFIPSLGINELIPAGKEVVVEFYAEKEGVYPFMCSVYCSPYHRFMRGIIVVV; this comes from the coding sequence ATGAAGAAGGAGATTGCTGCATTGCTTTTCGTAATCCTGATTTCCGCAATACCTGCATACCTGACCTACGACTACATTGAGTCCAGAAAGGAGAAAAATAACCCGGAGATTGTCATTGAAGCCCACATCACCGAGTCGGGTGGATTCAAACCCAACTACATTGTCGTTCCCAAAAGCAGCAAGGTAAAGCTCGTGTTTAAAGCTGCCGATGTGACCCACGGCATATTCATCCCGTCTCTCGGCATCAACGAGCTGATTCCTGCGGGCAAGGAGGTGGTGGTGGAGTTCTACGCCGAGAAAGAGGGGGTTTATCCCTTCATGTGCTCCGTTTACTGCAGTCCCTATCACAGGTTCATGCGGGGTATCATAGTTGTTGTTTAA
- a CDS encoding ATP-binding protein, with translation MKRMIIAIDEEKCIGCGRCVNSCPTGALVLNNEKVKLKDERLCDGYGSCIAVCPSGALYIEVREAEPFDWGLLDKISFEDFLEKLAKHYRPEALK, from the coding sequence ATGAAACGGATGATTATAGCCATAGACGAGGAGAAGTGCATTGGCTGCGGGAGATGCGTCAACTCCTGCCCCACGGGTGCGCTTGTGCTCAACAACGAGAAGGTAAAGCTGAAGGATGAAAGGCTCTGCGATGGATACGGCTCGTGCATTGCCGTCTGCCCTTCGGGAGCCCTTTACATCGAAGTTAGGGAAGCAGAGCCCTTCGACTGGGGATTGCTGGACAAAATAAGCTTCGAGGACTTTCTGGAAAAGCTTGCCAAGCACTACAGACCTGAAGCTTTGAAATGA